The Megalobrama amblycephala isolate DHTTF-2021 linkage group LG7, ASM1881202v1, whole genome shotgun sequence genome window below encodes:
- the as3mt gene encoding arsenite methyltransferase — translation MADAPSAASNKAVTSVYNDVKEYYSKTLKQTSDLKSNACVPSAKAVPAYVRRVIAEIHPDVVAKYYGCGLVVPECLEGCKVLDLGCGSGRDCYMLSQLVGEKGHVTGIDMTEDQLKVAQMYIDYHMQRFGYKKPNVNFVHGYIEALAEAGLEEKSYDIIISNCVVNLSPDKTSVLREAYRVLKDGGELYFSDVYSDARIPEDLKANKVLWGECLSGALWWEDLIRLAEEVGFCKPRLVTASVITVGNKELEKLLGDYKFASATYRLFKLPKVSEKKSCLVMYNGDITGVEESFEFDVQFTFKANKVTEVDDDVANILSNSRFAEEFTFQPQGVNTSASGGCWAKPKAVSMNPFELVQQLGSASVTPSTGGCCADQESCCK, via the exons ATGGCAGACGCACCTTCAGCAGCCAG TAACAAGGCTGTTACAAGTGTCTACAATGACGTGAAG GAGTACTATAGTAAGACACTGAAGCAGACATCTGACCTGAAGAGCAATGCCTGTGTTCCGTCAGCCAAGGCTGTCCCTGCATACGTGAGGAGAGTGATTGCTGAGATCCATCCAGATGTCGTTGCAAA GTACTATGGCTGTGGTCTGGTGGTCCCTGAGTGTCTGGAGGGCTGCAAGGTGCTTGATCTTGGCTGTGGAAGTGGACGGGATTGCTACATGCTCAGCCAGCTTGTGGGAGAGAAAGGACACGTCACAGGCATCGACATGACTGAAGATCAG cttaaGGTGGCCCAGATGTACATTGACTACCACATGCAAAGATTTGGTTACAAAAAGCCAAATGTGAACTTTGTTCATGGTTACATTGAGGCCTTGGCAGAAGCAGGTCTAGAGGAGAAATCCTATGATATCATCAT atCAAACTGTGTGGTGAACCTGTCACCAGATAAAACCAGTGTGCTGAGGGAGGCTTACCGTGTACTGAAG GATGGAGGAGAATTGTACTTTAGTGATGTTTATAGTGATGCTAGAATCCCAGAAGACCTCAAGGCCAACAAAGTGTTATGGG GTGAGTGCCTCAGTGGAGCATTGTGGTGGGAAGACCTGATACGACTGGCTGAAGAGGTCGGGTTCTGCAAACCCAGACTGGTTACTGCTAGTGTCATCACTGTGGGCAACAAGGAACTAGAGAAACTTCTTG GTGACTACAAATTTGCATCTGCCACATACCGGCTCTTCAAGTTACCAAAAGTTTCAGAGAAGAAGTCCTGTCTGGTCATGTACAATGGAGACATTACAGGTGTGGAGGAAAGTTTCGAGTTTGATGTCCAGTTTACCTTTAAG GCTAATAAAGTGACGGAGGTCGATGATGATGTGGCCAACATCTTGAGTAACTCCAGATTTGCTGAAGAATTCACATTTCAGCCTCAGGGGGTGAACACTTCCGCTTCTGGAGGATGCTGGGCCAAACCCAAG GCAGTGTCAATGAATCCCTTTGAACTGGTCCAGCAATTGGGCAGTGCAAGTGTAACTCCTTCCACTGGGGGGTGCTGTGCAGACCAGGAATCATGCTGCAAATGA